The Gracilinanus agilis isolate LMUSP501 unplaced genomic scaffold, AgileGrace unplaced_scaffold123, whole genome shotgun sequence sequence NNNNNNNNNNNNNNNNNNNNNNNNNNNNNNNNNNNNNNNNNNNNNNNNNNNNNNNNNNNNNNNNNNNNNNNNNNNNNNNNNNNNNNNNNNNNNNNNNNNNNNNNNNNNCAGGGCCAGCCCAGGCCCACGGCTCTCTGGAACAGCCAGGGCCTGTGCCACCCCAAGGAAGGGCGAGGGAGGCCGTTGGAGCCGGGGCTTGGCCTGGGGCCCCGGGCCCTCTTGGGACAGGATGGTCAGAGCCAAGTGTCGGGTGGCCTCCTCGATGTCAGCAAAACTCCTGTGGAGATCagggagttgggggggggtcACTGCTTTTGTCTGCCCTGAATCTGCCCCCCTGCTCCCTTCcgactctttcctttctgaatcctcccctgggcctgcttctgtCATCTCTCCGTCCCCCCCCCCCTGCACTTTGCAGTCTCACCATTTAGACTGTCAGCTCCTTTTCCCTCTGGGAATCTCTGGCTGGGGGGGCTCAGCCCCCACCCCTGCTGCTTGGGCAGCTCTTACCTGCACAGCTGGTTGTAGAGGAATCTCCGGTGGTTGGGTTTCCTCCGGGGGGGCCGTGCTTTCCGGGGCTGAAGGGTCCTCAGGGTTCGGGCAGCCACCCCACTCATGAAGGCACACAGCTCTTGGGGTTCGGGGTCTGGGAGCCCTGAGGTGGCTGGGGTGCCAGGGTGCATCTTCCTGACCTGTTTGGGCTAAGAAAGAAGGGCCTGCTGTACAGGGACCCAGACCTCCTGCCCCCCAGAATGAACCCCCACCTTCACACACAGTCCTCAGGAGGGAAGAGAGCAGCCTGAGCAGGTGGCCAGAAGACACCGGCTCCAGGGCCCTCTGCACCCCTGGGGGCATGGTCTGACCTGGGGGGGGCAGATCCTGCTCCGGAAAATTGGGGGGGCTCTAACTGATGTCCTGGGGTGCCAGACACAGAcgtggaggaaagagaaggggatgggAGCTAACCAAAGTGGGAcagagagggagatgggagaaatgaaagtggggatggggagagaaaagactaagggagacagagatgggagagaaaagggggggggaggaatgGGGACGCCCAGAAAGAAGgggatgagaggaagagaagagaaagaagcagtGAAAATGGGacgggaggaaagagagagggaagctaGAGAAGCAGCGAGGGGGCCACTACTCCAGCCCATACCTCTCCGTCTCCTGGAGAACTGGCTTCCTGATGCAGGCCTGGAGGTGGGTGGGGGCTCATATAGAGttcggggtggggggtggggagggagtaacatttcccttccctgcccccagTCCAATTAGCACATAACTCTGACTGGGATTCAGAGACTGGACCGTGCCTTGGAGAGAAAGGCCAAGGAAGTGCCAATTATGGGGACAAAGAGGGGTTCTGGAGGTGGGGGGAGTCAGAGGGGAAGAGTCAACTGCAGCAATCAAATGTAAGGGCTCTTAATTGGAGCTGCAGACATGGGAGCTGGAGCATGAGAACACCTGGGTCCCTGAGGGGGCGGGGCTGAGCACAGACTAGTCAGTGGCTTCCCCTCTCTACCCAGAGTGAGAGGAGGAGATGGGccaggtggcctctgaggtcctgtGAAGCCAGACTCTATCTCTGGTTCTGTTCCTGTGATAAAGGGCTTTGCAGCCCTGAATGTTTGCTGGCTGCCTCAGGGCTGGAGCCCAGGCCCTCCTTTACTCCTTTTATGTCCCAACTAAAACGcttcctcctccaggaagcctttccaacCCCTTCCTGGGGAATGTGGCTCCCCCGTAATATCTATTTGAAGGTCTTCTCTCCCTCTGCCCCAGcagattgtgagctcctggagggcaggggcgGCCTTTTTGCTCTGGTACCCTCAGCACTTCTTCGCACGGTGCGGGGCACCGAATAATAAACGTTTCTTCCATTCGTCTGAATGGGTCGTGGAAAGGAGAGCCTGAGAAGCAGCAGCTGGGAACGCTGGACACCTGTTTTTACAAGTTGTTTCCTGGACAAGCCGCTCTGGGTGGGCGGCTAACGTTAAAGGGGGAACCAGAAGGAGATGGGGCTGAGTCTGGGCCCTGGGAGCCAGAGGACTCCCTCCCAAAGTAAATGTTTCTTCGCTGGCTTATAGGAAGAGCTGTGGCAGGACAGACACTGATAGGGAGCTGGAGGCAAAGAGAAGGCCAAATAAGGGATGTCACTCCTAtgctgtgccaggcactgtgctaagtactttacagttATCTGGCAACCACCTTTCCTGGGGAGGTGCCATTCtggtctccattttacaattgaggaaacagagacaggtCCCACCCTCATACCCCAACTCCGGCACATGCACTCAGTTGCTTATCCCCTCTATTCCAAGGATGCCTCCAGACAAATAGAAAAGCCTGCCATCACCtggcccttcctacctttctggcttttaaaaactctttaccTGCTGTCTCGGAAgcatttctaagatggaagagcagcaagggctaggcaattggggttaagtgacctacccagggtcacacagctaggcagt is a genomic window containing:
- the CUNH19orf85 gene encoding uncharacterized protein C19orf85 homolog produces the protein MHPGTPATSGLPDPEPQELCAFMSGVAARTLRTLQPRKARPPRRKPNHRRFLYNQLCRSFADIEEATRHLALTILSQEGPGPQAKPRLQRPPSPFLGVAQALAVPES